Below is a genomic region from Salvelinus fontinalis isolate EN_2023a chromosome 2, ASM2944872v1, whole genome shotgun sequence.
CACagttgataaagatgagcaaaaaagactgtatacaATGAACTGCTATATTATAAATAGCTATATTTTATGCAAAAAaaagggaaattatattattttatattttatactaatacaattgctcagagaaagtactatcattatatatatttttttgatcgTGGTCAACATGAGTGGCACCTgtgttttcaatactccagcaccctccccttgAGAGGATAAAAGAGCTCTAtcttcatgtcatctgaccatagcacttCCTGGAGTTTTataaacggcattggcacttggattgaaaatggtgctatggtcagatgacatgaaaatagagctcctaggccatgcacaccagtggtgggtttggacTTGAAAAACAAAAGTatatgcagaaaagtacctcatacctacagtaaaatatggtggtggatctttgatgttatggagctattttgcttccactggacctggggcccttgttaaggtcaacggcatcatgaactttaccatgCACCAGGAAATGTTTGCCAAAAACCTGGTTACCAACGTGGTTACCAGGAGGCTGACACTtggccacaagtggatcttccagcaaggcaATAACCCCAAACACTAATCAAAAtgggtttgaattgaagagggcagtccataagcacagacgaaggatatcaaggatctggaacgATTCTGTATGAAGGAACGGtccaagatccctcccaatgtgttatcCAATCtcgtaaaacattttagaaaaaggttcAGCGTCGTTACCTCGCAAGGGAAAGATgctagagtattgaaaacaggaaTGACAATCATTTTTACCCCCCTTTGATATGTTTGTATTACTTAAATTTCTTTCTCTAAGCAATTGTatttgtataaaataatataataaaaaaataaaaaaatcatagAATattgctcagtatttgtattatttattttatacagtctttttggCTCATGTTAATCAAGGATGCAAATAATGATGGTCCTGACTGTATATAGAACCAATCATGGTCAACTCTCATATAGAGTATATCTTGAAATTGTGAGTATGCCTCACAAAATGATATGAGTACCTCTTACAGCTTGCATCTATAAACAAATACCTTTGATACAAAAATGGGACAAGGAAAGACTAATTGGGAGAATATTTGCTGAATTTTCTGTgacttttgtttgttttggaaATTAAAATAAGCACTACTGGTTGAGGCAGAGTCTCTGATTTAACGCCTGGCCTGCTCTCCATTATAGCTGCTTCAGCCCTCCACTTTCAATAGAAACCACCCAGTCATCAGTATTAACTTCAACCTGCCAGCTTTGGACATTTCTGTTTTTTCAGCAGATTCCCAAACGACAAAACTAGTCCACGCTGATTGGCTAGCTCTCCGCCGGTCCCTTTGTCTGCCCTCTCCGTTTGTTCTATCCCGCGTTTCCCTATTCACCGACTCAAACGTTAGCGCTATTAGCCTGCTGGAAATCTGCCTGTCTTGGCATTATAGGGGCCTTGTTGTATTTTGTCAGGCAACCCGACTTCAATACAGAGTCACTTAGTCTTCATAAAAGGGGTCAATAAAGGTAAGCTCGTCAGCGTGTGGTTGAATTTATGCAATAATGACATCTTGGAAATAATTattttgtgtgattgtgtgtgacaGTCAAGCTCTGATTCTTTCCAGTATAAATGTAGATTTATATTCTAAATATTCAAATGAATGACTATACTACATAAATTCAGGAGAATATAGATGTACTTGTTGATATCACCAACTTGCATTAATAGCATCGGCACATGCTATCTGCTGTATTGGAAAAAGAGCAATACAATTATTTGCGTTTGGAAATACTCTGGTTATTGAACCACTGTgagaaatatttaccaaatatttAGCCTGTAGAATCAGTTATAGACCTTTGTAAAATCCCCACCAAATCATAAACAGCCATTTTGTTGGTGTAAATAGGGTATGGATGGAATATTAGGGTAATATGGATTTAATCCATATGGGTGACACCAAAAACAACTAGGTTGCCCTCTTCTGGCGAGTGTAAAACCGATAGCTGATTGATAGGAGTATCTATGGCAAATTAGTGTCTATTCTCACAGTAAGAGGAAAAGTAGAGCTGAATTTGAGAGGGATGACAGATTTAATGTTAATGTATTTGACAAATTCTGCTATTAGAACAACAAtacatagagacataaaaaaaatctgcattAAAATGTGGATATACTATATTTGCAATGTTTATTAACAATATTTTACCAGACATAACCTGCCATGTAAATCTATTGAATTTGAAATAAATTGAGACATTTAAATGAGAACAACTAGGGTTTGGTAGACAATATTGTTTTCAGGTGGAACAAGTAGACAATCCATGTATCAAATATCAAAGTTATCCTGGGCAGATGCCCTGAGTGAAGCTCGATAATATAAAAGGTGCCTGTGAGGGCCCATCCTTTCTCACTGATCTCCCAGAGAACAAAGTGGACCTCAGAGTAGACCCATGCCTGTGACCCCTCGATTCAATCCAGTGGAAATGATGTGTTCATTACAATGCAATTACAGACACTTTGGCCCTCTCtccctgaagtgtgtgtgtatgttgagaGGGGGCCGCAGCTGACCCCCGTATGCTAAGTGACCTCATtctcatcagtgtgtgtgtgtgtgtgtgtgtgtgtgtgtgtgtgtgtgtgtgtgtgtgtgtgtgtgtgtgtgtgtgtgtgtgtgtgtgtgtgtgtgtgtgtgtgtgtgtgtgtgtgtgtgtgtgtgtgtgtgtgtgtgtgtgtgtgtgtgtgtttctgtcagtCTGCAGGTGCAGGATGTACAGCTTCATGGGCGGAGGGCTGTTCTGTGCAGGCGTGGGGAACATCCTCCTGATTGTTTCCACGGCAACCGATTATTGGATTCAGTACCGGCACTCCAATAACTACATGCATCAGGGCCTGTGGCGGTACTGCATGCCGGGGAAATGCTTCACACACAACGAAAGTATTGGTGAGGACTACGGCCAGTGAACACAATGATGTCATAACACTGTGATAACACCCATCACATGTCATAACTGTTCATAACAAGCCATAACAAATGAAAGGtgctttttaatttttttgtgCCATGTCATTGGTACGGCTTGTCACTTAAGAATCACGATATGTTGTGATTGAAGCTATGTCAATCACACCACATCTGTTTATAAAAAGGCAAAGTCCAGGAAGCAAAGTGTAACCCGAAAACCCACAGAAAGGATTGATTTGAACTTCCATTGACTAAAACTATTCTTATATCACGCTTTGTATCTAAACTGCATTTACGCCTTATCCATCAGTGAACAATTGCATTTGAATTGGTGATTTTGGCACAAAAGAGTCATTATCCTAGTCACAGCATAAGCATCAAGACATGCTTTCCATAATAAGATTATCATTTGCCAAGCCCAATTCAAATGTTTTACCAATATGGGTAGTTTGTCAGGTCAGAACAGGCCAGGGTCAGCCACTCTTGTACCCTGACGACCCCTGTTAACCTTTGACCCCTGCAGCCCACATGGATGCCACCCGAGCACTCATGATCCTCTCCCTCTTGGCGTGTTTCATGGGCATCATCATCGGCATCATGGCCTTCATCCACTACTCGTCCTTCGACAGGTTTGACAAAACCTTTGCTGCAGGCATATTGTTCTTCATCTCATGTAAGTTTGGTTAATTTACTTATTTTCACTTATTTTACACCTTTTACTGCTTgatgtaatgttgttgtccttATTTGATAATCTATGCAGTACTTTGTTGGATGAAGAACACAACTTTTAGTTCAAATTATCTGTCTTTTCAAAGATTttgtcaatggaatggtatcaaattgTTTTTATGAACCACTTAAACCCAACAGGCAAAATTCATAATGATGTTATTTGGTTTAAATATGTTTCTAGTTGAAGCAATGTCAGGACTATAAAAAGGCAATATTTTGGTTGTTATCTGGGTATTTTTGTCCACTTTGCAAAATCTcatatatgttgtgtaatttatttgtatttttattatgGTCACCTAAAttatacataaaaataaaaaaattaaatcagTATACTACCAGACTATGACGTCATAGCCAGACGATTACATTGTGATGTATTTGCAGGGACATGcatccaagacatgctaacctctcaccattaccaataacaggggaggttaggggggtatgatatttatgcctctgtaactttctcactcattattattcacgattcattcaggattatcaaTAATTATTATTGTGGTAGCAGCCACAATATGGTAGAAGTGTTGCGAAATATATTatattgttatttacaataaacgtgactccaaaatgacacaatacattatttaccattaatttctattgggcacaaaatcatctgaaacacaacTAAAACCAATTGCAAATGCATCCAATAAGTTTGTAGTCACAagtttgatgtagtcattgcacattaggaatatgggaccaaatactaaacttttgactactttaatacacatacagagtgccttcagaaagcattcaattcattttatttatcagccatctacacacaataccccataatgacaaagtgaaaacaggtttttagaaattgttgcaaatgtattgaaaatgaaatgcacaCATCTAATTCacgtaagtattcatacccctgagccaatactttgtagaagcacctttggcaatgttgcactttccacacctggatttggcaacatttgtccattattcttttcaaaattcttcaagctctgtcaaattggttgttgatcattgatagacaaccattttcaggtctagcaatattttcaagtagatttaagtcaaaactgtaacttggccactcaggaacattcactgtcttctaggTAAGAaacttcagtgtagatttggccttgtgttttaggttattgtcctgctgaaaggtgaattcatctcccagtgtctggtggaaagcagactgaaccaggttttcctctaggattttgcctgtgcttagctgcaTATTCCATATTCCATATTTTTTTGTCCTGAAAAACACCTCAGTCCTTAACGATAACAAGCATActgataacatgatgcagccactactatgtttgaaaatatggagagtggtactccgtaatgtgttgtactggattttgcccaaacataacactttgtattcaggacaaaaagtgaatttctttgccacatgttttgcagtattactttagtgccttgttgcaaacaggaggcatttttgaaatatttttattctgtacaagcttccttattCTCACTCTATGAAATAGGTTAGTatggtggagtaactacaatgttgttgatccatcctccattttctcctatcacagccattaaacgctgtaactgttttaaagtcaccattggcctcattgtgaaatccctgagcggtttccttcctctccggcaattgagttaggaaggacgcctgcatctttgtagtgactgggtgtattgatacaccatccaaagtgtaattaataacttaaccatgctcaatgggatattcaaattagtatttttttttactcatctaccATTCTTTTTTTTAGGtgccctggtctttgtggttgaatctgtgtttgaaattcactgcccgactgagggaccttacagataattgtatgtgtggggtacagagatgaggtagtgatacactattgttgcacacagagtgagtccatgcaacttatttgacttgttaagcaaattttggtaacactttatttcgcTCTTAGCGTCACAACACGTTATGccacggtcataaccatgtcataatagcTGACAAAACTTAAAATAACCTGTCACAATATTgtgataacactgtcatgacacatatatttagacctgttgtgacatatattgcattattttatggctggttatgacacctacataagattgtcaaaacccacaaaacctaccacacaaggcaaacctcttcattacaccatagcctacttGTAAACAGTATGATTGTTATATAACATTTTCTGAAATGTACCATATTAAATTATAATTGTAATTGCGtgcacattgatgtcagacatgcacctacctCAATGCTCTGtttctgatgactgggatgaatgcaggagcagatttcaggagcaggaaaAGACACCCTCTTTGTGACTGATCCCTGACATAAGGACATGTACATGATAGAACTATCTGGCTTATaggattatgatggtcataatgcttcttgacagtgtcataaaatttattttcttagtccaagtaaagtgacacaggatagtcataatgcttcttgacagtgtcataaagtgtattttcttagtccaagtaaagtgacacaggatggtcataatgcttcttgacagtgtcataaagtgtattttcttagtccaagt
It encodes:
- the LOC129868841 gene encoding lens fiber membrane intrinsic protein-like: MYSFMGGGLFCAGVGNILLIVSTATDYWIQYRHSNNYMHQGLWRYCMPGKCFTHNESIAHMDATRALMILSLLACFMGIIIGIMAFIHYSSFDRFDKTFAAGILFFISCFFVLLAMAVYTGVTINYYGKRYGNWRFSWSYIIGWVSVVLTFFSGIFYMCAYRMHECPRNSNSH